One Nerophis lumbriciformis linkage group LG19, RoL_Nlum_v2.1, whole genome shotgun sequence DNA segment encodes these proteins:
- the adcyap1b gene encoding adenylate cyclase activating polypeptide 1b isoform X1, producing MASTSKATLILLVYGILMHYGVFCTPLGLSYPKIRLDDNDAFEDGNSLGELGFDGDHLAIRSAASLNDDNYALYYPPEKRAERHAEEELDRALREILGQLTTRHYLHSLMTIRAGEDASMEDEVEPLSKRHSDGIFTDSYSRYRKQMAVQKYLAAVLGRRYRQRVRTKGRRLAYL from the exons ATGGCCAGTACGAGCAAAGCCACTTTAATCTTGCTCGTCTACGGGATCTTAATGCACTACGGCGTCTTCTGCACACCCCTAGGATTAAGTTACCCCAAAATTAG GCTGGACGACAACGACGCCTTCGAGGACGGCAATTCTCTAGGCGAGCTGGGCTTCGACGGCGACCACCTGGCGATACGCAGCGCCGCGTCCTTGAACGACGACAACTACGCGCTCTATTACCCCCCCGAGAAAAG AGCAGAAAGGCATGCTGAGGAGGAGTTAGATAGAGCCTTGAGGGAGATCCTGGGTCAGTTAACAACGAGACATTATCTGCATTCTCTGATGACAATTCGTGCAGG CGAGGATGCCAGCATGGAGGACGAAGTAGAACCTTTATCCAAGAGACATTCAGACGGGATTTTTACCGACAGTTACAGCCGCTACCGGAAGCAGATGGCGGTGCAGAAATACCTGGCAGCGGTTCTGGGACGAAGGTACAGACAGAGAGTCCGGACTAAAGGACGCCGACTCGCCTATTTGTAG
- the adcyap1b gene encoding adenylate cyclase activating polypeptide 1b isoform X2 — MASTSKATLILLVYGILMHYGVFCTPLGLSYPKIRLDDNDAFEDGNSLGELGFDGDHLAIRSAASLNDDNYALYYPPEKSEDASMEDEVEPLSKRHSDGIFTDSYSRYRKQMAVQKYLAAVLGRRYRQRVRTKGRRLAYL; from the exons ATGGCCAGTACGAGCAAAGCCACTTTAATCTTGCTCGTCTACGGGATCTTAATGCACTACGGCGTCTTCTGCACACCCCTAGGATTAAGTTACCCCAAAATTAG GCTGGACGACAACGACGCCTTCGAGGACGGCAATTCTCTAGGCGAGCTGGGCTTCGACGGCGACCACCTGGCGATACGCAGCGCCGCGTCCTTGAACGACGACAACTACGCGCTCTATTACCCCCCCGAGAAAAG CGAGGATGCCAGCATGGAGGACGAAGTAGAACCTTTATCCAAGAGACATTCAGACGGGATTTTTACCGACAGTTACAGCCGCTACCGGAAGCAGATGGCGGTGCAGAAATACCTGGCAGCGGTTCTGGGACGAAGGTACAGACAGAGAGTCCGGACTAAAGGACGCCGACTCGCCTATTTGTAG